In the Paralichthys olivaceus isolate ysfri-2021 chromosome 17, ASM2471397v2, whole genome shotgun sequence genome, one interval contains:
- the LOC109629730 gene encoding collectin-12, whose protein sequence is MKDDFADEEEVQSFGYKRFGIQEGTQCTKCKNEWALKTSIALLYVLCTLLTIAVAVLGYKVVQRVDSVSEGIANYGGKIVAVETDLKKLDDQTGEKSENTTTEIQSFKNNIWTLQRQLSAVEEHIHSDQVKLSQLQNIGSDIQSSQGSIQGVLGSNTATLRSVNGTLQSYGSIIEGLQEDTARLQRELQQQVRLQNQALLSISSLNLTQAQQRGLITALQRSVDDTSQAIQKMRSDFQNLEQTSRQTRSDTEWLRGKVDNLQTLASNASALARANNDSLEDVGSQLTFMANQLQNTSSLADAHDQTLREIMDQQRDFSNLTSTKFDRLEVRLDGTEQSMDRVTGNISFTTQLLGAINLNLNDLRSCSETVGRHSDFLSNLNNTVTDVRTDASGLRSQQEELAARVDKEVTNLSIVMEEMKLVDTKHSQLITNFTILQGPPGPRGPRGDRGPQGSSGQPGQKGEKGEKGGSGIQGPKGEQGFPGPPGLPGPRGLPGTHGNPGSKGSRGSGGRAGPPGGKGEPGTAGLPGRDGQPGPQGAQGPPGIRGSVGPAGEQGPRGLPGPLGPQGPAGPPGLPGIPIRVPLVPMVPVSMQDEAVAPTLWAPGCPAEWVNYRDKCYFFSKDLHSFDDAKATCESKSASLLIINDMEEQIWLKKQTFGKGYFWMGLTDREEENVWRWLDGTQPAFMKWKSGQPDNWGHGHEIGEDCAGLIHEGLWNDFFCEDLISYICQKEMETLLLRSPGS, encoded by the exons ACGACTTTGCAGACGAGGAGGAAGTACAGTCTTTTGGATACAAGAGGTTCG GCATCCAGGAGGGCACCCAGTGCACCAAGTGTAAGAATGAATGGGCACTGAAGACCTCCATCGCTCTGCTCTACGTGCTGTGTACCCTCCTCACCATCGCTGTTGCTGTGCTGGGATATAAAG TGGTGCAAAGAGTCGACAGTGTGTCTGAAGGTATCGCAAACTATGGAGGGAAGATAGTGGCTGTTGAGACTGATTTGAAAAAGCTTG ATGATCAAACAGGAGAGAAGTCGGAAAACACCACCACAGAGATCCAGTCTTTTAAGAACAACATCTGGACCCTTCAGAGGCAGCTGTCTGCAGTGGAGGAACACATCCACAGCGATCAAGTTAAGCTGAGTCAGCTGCAGAACATTGGTTCAGACATCCAGAGCAGCCAGGGCTCCATACAGGGTGTGCTAGGTAGTAACACAGCTACCTTACGCTCTGTAAATGGCACCCTGCAGTCTTATGGCAGCATCATTGAGGGTCTGCAGGAAGACACGGCCCGGCTGCAGAGAGAACTCCAGCAGCAGGTGAGACTCCAGAACCAGGCGCTGCTCAGCATCAGCAGCCTAAACCTCACCCAGGCCCAGCAGAGAGGCCTCATCACCGCTCTGCAGCGCTCGGTGGATGACACCAGCCAGGCCATCCAGAAAATGCGCAGCGACTTTCAAAACCTTGAGCAGACAAGCCGACAGACTCGCTCCGACACAGAGTGGCTTCGAGGCAAAGTGGATAACTTGCAAACCTTGGCTAGCAATGCCTCGGCTCTGGCCAGGGCCAACAACGATAGCCTTGAGGATGTGGGATCACAGCTCACTTTTATGGCCAACCAGCTCCAGAACACCAGCAGCCTGGCTGATGCTCATGACCAGACCTTGAGGGAGATCATGGATCAGCAGAGGGACTTCAGCAACCTCACGTCCACCAAGTTTGACCGGCTGGAGGTACGCCTGGATGGGACAGAGCAGAGTATGGACCGCGTGACTGGCAATATCAGCTTCACCACTCAGCTCTTGGGTGCCATCAACTTGAACCTGAACGACTTACGTTCTTGTTCCGAGACAGTCGGCCGTCACTCTGACTTCTTGTCAAACCTCAACAATACCGTGACAGACGTGAGGACAGATGCATCAGGTCTAAGGtcacagcaggaggagctggcAGCACGTGTGGACAAGGAGGTCACCAACCTCTCTATTGTCATGGAGGAGATGAAACTGGTGGACACCAAGCACTCACAACTTATAACCAACTTCACTATTTTACAGG gtcCCCCTGGTCCCAGAGGGCCAAGAGGGGACAGAGGACCTCAGGGATCATCTGGTCAGCCTGGccaaaaaggagagaaaggggaAAAGGGTGGTTCAGGGATACAAGGACCCAAAGGAGAGCAGGGTTTTCCAGGACCACCAGGTCTTCCAGGGCCAAGAGGTCTACCAGGTACACATGGCAACCCTGGGTCCAAGGGCTCCCGAGGGTCAGGAGGTCGGGCTGGACCTCCTGGAGGTAAAGGCGAGCCAGGTACTGCCGGTTTGCCTGGAAGAGATGGACAGCCTGGACCACAGGGGGCACAGGGCCCACCAGGTATCAGAGGCTCAGTGGGACCAGCTGGGGAGCAAGGGCCAAGGGGTCTGCCTGGACCCCTGGGGCCTCAGGGGCCAGCAGGGCCACCAGGACTACCAGGGATCCCAATCCGGGTTCCATTAGTTCCCATGGTCCCCGTGTCTATGCAGGACGAGGCAGTAGCACCTACGCTATGGGCCCCTG GCTGCCCGGCCGAGTGGGTAAACTACAGAGACAAGTGCTACTTTTTCTCCAAAGACCTGCACAGTTTTGATGATGCGAAAGCGACGTGCGAATCCAAATCTGCTTCGCTGCTGATCATTAACGACATGGAGGAACAG ATATGGCTAAAGAAGCAGACATTTGGAAAAGGTTATTTCTGGATGGGTCTGAccgacagggaggaggagaatgtgTGGCGCTGGTTGGACGGGACTCAACCTGCTTTCAT